atgaaaagcatgcttcatggttacttgacatgttcgttttgtggtaacattaagcactgcatgcattgggctttattcttacagcagagaagtagttcattatgactgtttgtgaattgggacatttcaacttacttttttaattcccatttaaatttagtaggagtcggagtcggttaactttttgccgactccgactccaggtacccaaaattgtctccgactcctcgactccgactctgactccaactccacagccctggaaataagtacgtatatcagtttcggttagcgcagggaagccgcctaccaaatttcgtgaagatggggccataaataagaaagttcaacatggcggacattgtcgaccgttatgaccgttacgtgtagaatttcgaaataaaaacctgcttaacttttgtaagtaagctgtaaggaataagcctgccaaatttcagctttctacctacatgggaagttggagaattagtgatgagtgagtgagggctttgccttttattagtatagatatcggcaccagtacacttcttttccactcctcaggcatcctctcactttccaagattccattaaacaatctggttaaaaatgccactgccatctctcctaaacacctccatgcttccatgggtatgtcatctggaccaacgacctttccatttttcatcctcttcatagctgtcattacttcctccttgctaatccattgcacttcctgattcactatctccacatcatccaacctcttctctctcttgttctcttcattcatcagcctctcaaagtactctttccatctgatcaacacaccctccttgcttgtgagtatgtatccatctttatcctttatcaccctaacctgctgcacatctttcccagctcggtccctctgtctagccaatcggtacaggtccttttctcatTCCTTAGTGTCcatcctctcatacaactcatcatacgccttttctttagccttcaccacctctctcttcaccttgcgccttatctccttgtactcttgtctactttctgcatctctctgactatcccacttcttctttgccattatcttcctctgtatactctcctgtatttccacattccaccaccaggtttccttttcctcctccctctttacagatgtcacgccaagcacccttcttgctttcACTCTTACTACATCTACTGCAGTTTCCCAGTTATCtgttaactcttcactgccacccagtgcctgtttcacctcctccctaaactcaaccttgcagtcttcctttttcagctttcactggtactggtgccgatatctatactagtaaaaggcaaagccctcactcactcactcactcacatgcccattgaaatctgctccaatcactactttctgtcccttgggtacaccgTTCATCACTTCAAGATGGcgccgactggtgtggctggccgtctgctcgtctctctagtctatgttttatcttttttttatgttttttttctttccaacgaTCTCTGTCCTATGATCGGGagtctttacttaacatattttctggcctactttcctctcaattttcatcttctgATTGGATTTTTTATGAActtccacctttgttttattcatctcctgacttcttcacctggatgccggtgttcacctgtatcagtcaGTTGAATGCTCCTCGGAGACGCACTCGCCGCCGTCGTAGGAAAAGAGCcggaattgctgttaaacaacgacgtctccaagaggacactgggaaaaaggtctctcaattaatatatcagaaaaggagtggaaagtagcaatgcagagaattcactcgagctccatatgcgcaaagcatacaattatacaactcaaaattatatatcgatcacatctgtctcgactaaaactctccaaaatgtttccagggcatgatccaacctgggaacgttgcaaccaagtcccagcctcactaggtcacatgttctgggcctgcaccaaattaacattattctggacaaaaatttttaattacctttcagacagccttggactcacaatccctcctaacccattaacagctgtgtttggggttcttccagaggggcttaaagtggagaaggacaaacaaattgtgattgcattcactacactcttggcacgcagactcattctgataaactggaagaacccaaactctcctcttttaagtccgtgggaaaccaatgtgttatattatttgaaattggaaaaaatcaaatactcagttagaggatccgtacagacttttttcaaaacatggcaggatctaatcagtaatattttaaaataagtttataaagcacagagattttattaatttaggtatgtttacaagccttaaattttacaccatttggcttgctctctctctcaggggtggggattgatctgttcttaactcaattcttctttttgtaaaaacttgattgttttgtatagattgtaataaaatttaaaaaacacgacgtctcaagtcccagagctttgtttcccgatgcctgcgagttgtctgtgacccatcttctcctgctcagGAATCCATCACTGATTCATGGGTGCTGGACACCGGATTTAATTTGTCCATTTCAAGACGGCATCACTCTTCCTCAGTGTGCAATCGGGCAGTAATCGCTGCTAATCTTTGCACACTCACCCATGCTCATCCTGCAacgagctcttctacttctatcaaggctgctctcctgaacatgagatcagtgtctaataaaacttttattctgcaagactttattacatcaaataatctggatttcttcttcatcactgagacttggattttaaatggtgactcttcatgttttactaaattggttccatcaggttattcgtttttaaactctcctcgtttGACTCGTCGGGTTAGgtcattgccactgtttttaaaagtatgttcctTTGTCGGAGCATTACAAGGGGTCCAtttagcagctttgaacttcaactattcgaagtgtgcagctcccctccTTTGTTGTCtgccgtggtttatagacctcctgtaattaatgatactttcatttctgaattctctgatctcctggctgatatcaccgtctcccatgacaaaatatttattgttggtgatttcaacattcacgtttgttgtcaatcagaacctttggtcaaagacttttttatcactattggactaatttgattttatacagcatattaatacgtcaactcactctctcggtcacacccttgatctcgttcttactcgtgatatttcagtgaatagtattgatttatgtgatgtttctttcactgattacttttctgtaatgatggatCTGCATATTACTGCTGATCTCCCGACTAATAGCCATCCACCATCTGCTcacgctttttaaattcttccattatatctgattttaaaacctttttctcAAATCTTTATGTGCATGACCAAAATAATAATATCGATGATTCTGTCGTAAAATTTAATTTCtcttgtaaaacggttttagacatAATTGCTCTGcccaagatacgcagtaataaggtaagacctgctccctggctaaatgaaactacgtgaTCACTGTGCcgcgcctgtcgaactgctgaacggcgttagaaaaaagatggactgactatcTCTAAACATATATTCAggtcttctcttttcaatttccagactgaagttaagaaatcgaaacatgacttcattgccgatttagtatcccgacattcaaacaatcctaggggtttatttaattcaattaatgcggccattcaccctcattctatgatgggattaaatagtactgttcattcatgtgagcagtttctatcattctttgtcagcaaaattgtcGTGgccgtggcattgttcaaactggttATGAACTTTCTACTGTTAATCAtgtgtgaacgataggggcgctctcgctcccttgaacccctgtccacgactccagacaccaggtaaaagtccatatgttgactttattttcttgccacagtgcacaaagcacactctccaccacaattctcattaaacttacaataaaccacaataatacacaatcctccagctcccagacgcgttgccacccttccaccaagctcagctcattgtctgtgagttcccaaagtccttttatactccctgacccggaagtgttctcaatccccagtccatgtgatcctcaatcacttcgggtcaggtaaaagctcttttcttcaacccggaagtccgtcgctcttcctgtgacaaacctccaggtcacagggcacgaagaagccctcggtcctccctgcagctccctcctgtggcccccacggcatccagcagggctttgcataaaaactccattgtccatgatgccctgctggtcttctggggacctccacgctgcaaggagggctccacctggcggcttgggggtattggccgggataaatggccggccatccatcacagtattccccagcgacgaattattattcggagcggcctgccccgagagggaagtcttcctcaaagaggacgtcctggttgagccttgattaaaacaaacatcttggtccctggagaatctagggggaatattattccaaattgacatcttgtcccccctctctccaaggaaagttccgccaaatatggcccaaccttcggcacccatAACACTgccctctgtcctcctggtattcttcccctacgggactgaaaacaataaggaaatgttaggtccgccccttttactgggagagaaacccctgccgcctctactggtgctttttctctttttgcttctttccctttcttgtcaggagacccccggtttattttcgggatctcctgcttgatctggggcttgtccacagtctgagtctcgcTACTAAAtgaagagagcccctttactgtctgcacccctcttgatttacaaattacGGTGGCGGCGTCTTAGGGCGCctctcgctccgggagtcagcactgtctagctgccccggatcgattagcccttccgccgaccactttcggttaacgtaccgacctctcttgtagggtacgccgtgtattggcacccgctacttattaaacgcgggcccggatcacaccgcgtccctctattatgtacgatacgggtctcgcttacctgtatcgccgcatcattcattacgggaggctccccaccaaatcgccgcacgtaggccctcaccttctccaacggctctctggctgccgctcccaaatccccgacgatcttttcaatggtcatcaggacctgtaagacactcgctacgggctcgattagtttttcgagccCCCGCaagttaatataattatttatttcgaccggcagaacactcacttccttgttcgcgttacctgccgaccgggagccaatgagcacgcccgcttcaggcatgtgctctgacgggtctcgcggaggcttctgggacttggagttctcagagggtcgagttgccttcttcggcgaactgcggtctgtctttaatattttttcgacatcccgatcagctacttcccgaccctccttaccttcttgtgggttgagcgatgcctcgctgcgcctcccccttccccttcggaaagaccaagtccattccttcgggctcgaaggtgcaaacagcaggacgtggagttcctccttcccagaatgcactgggtttgctaccgtgtccctcgtcggctgccatcatgcggaagtcgatttctaggcgctctggcttcgacaagagaaggccatcgtcttcggggcagtctccttttccccttggagcctccaggtggtcatctccaaggtacatgcacgggacaaggtgagaaacaataaaaggatttttgaTGTCGTTCCCtgcacgtaccttagagggatcgttgcttcctggaggtttctccggacttgtaaggcctctccttaactcctcccgagcgtcggccattgcacctatggcactcccgctggcgttgtcgctttgcttgcccttcttctttcccattttggacttggttttttcgggttttggcgatgctgtggtgattcctgattccgtagtcttctcggggttcgttatccacagaaatattttattcagggcctctgcaaatgacgctagagtatcctgccggctacgccactgtgaacgataggggtgctctcgctcccttgaacccctatccacgattccagacaccaggtaaaagtccaaatgttgactttattttcttgccacagtgcacaaagcacactctccaccacaattctcattaaactcacaataaaccacaataatacacaatcctccagctcccagacgcgttgccacccttccacccagctcagcttattgtctgtgagttcccaaagtccttttatactccctgacccggaagtgttctcaatccccagtccatgtgatcctcaatcacttccgggtcaggtaaaagcccttttcttcaacccggaagtccatcgctcttcctgtgacgaacctccgggtcacagggcacgaagaagccctcggtcctccctgcagctccctcctgtggcccccacggcatccagcagggctttgcataaaaactccaatgtccatgacgtcctgctggtcttctggggacctccacgctgcaaggagggctccacctggcggcttgggggtattggccgggataaatggccggccatccatcacacatgacgttgttctagattcctttgatcaagtctcactttcaatgctaaaaagaactattgacacctgtaaaccagcttccagccccctccatattgtaccaccacgtctcttagtggaagcctttgatttgttgggcccatctttactagccattataaatgattctattagttcgggggttgtgccctcattttttaaacatgctgcagtccgtccccatctaaaaaaggcaggattagatcctggagttttaaccaactttcgtccaatttcccagctcccatttctggctaaaattctagaaaaaattatttataatcaattagtTGATCActttaactccaataatttatttgagatctaccaatctggttttaggcgttatcatggtgttgaaacggcactcctgaaagtgttcaacgacatctctcttattactgactcaggtgatgcggcagtccttctcctccttgacctgtccgctgcctttgacaccattgaccatgaaatattgctgatgcagctcaaacatcttgttgggattaaaggggctgctctaaactggttcaggtcatatttaactggtagacacttttcagtgactttaaattcctctttttcatctactgttcctcttaaacatggtgttcctcagggatccactttgggtcctattttattctctatataccttcaccctattggagcgatttttaggaaatttaacatttcttttcactgttatgctgatgatactcaggtttattttcccatctgcaactctgcaacaaatgaactccacaactgtctgtctgaactaagatgcTGGATGGCTAACAATTTTCTTGATTTGAATCAAAATAAatcggaggtgcttatagtgggtccatcagctaaagcccaaattgatcttggacttctcggctctttctctgccttttccaaacctcaagtgcgcaatcttggtgttatctttgacagtaacctctcttttgagaaacaagtaaattctgtggtcaagagttgctttttacaacttcgtctattaggtaagataaagccttttttatcttctaaagatctcgagaaagctactcatgcttttagtttttctcgcctcgattattgcaattcgctgtattctgggattaacaaatctctgatacacaggttacagctggtccaaaatgctgccgctcgctttctggttggcgcaaggaagtatgactctgtttcacctattttagcttctttacactggctgcctgtcacttttcaaattgattttaagatcttgttgcttgtttttaaatctttacatgggctcactcctgcctatttatctgaattgtgtgctttacaccagccatccagagtgcttagatcttctggtcagttgtctcttgttgtccctcataccaaatgtaaaaccaagggggacagggcctttgcagctactgcccctcgcctgtggaactctttacctcatcatataaacgtgtcatctacaattgaactgttcaagacaagattaaaaactcacttcttttcacttgcattcagtgaccttcagtaatactgatggttttcctctttgtgatcatataacattatttctatttattatctatcttattttatgtttatatattttattactatttatgttttattgtttattgtttttggtttttttatttttcttttattctattattgtaaagcactttggccgcagcattactgtgttgttttaaatgtgctatataaataaattgacattgacattccaccatttgatccttggctctgccctcattctcttcctcttcttgatctcccaacgtcatcctacagaccaccatcatatgctgcttaactacactttccgcTCCCACCATTTTGCAGtattcaatctccttcagatcaactcttctgcataagatgtaatctacttgtgtgcatcttcctccactcttttacgtaaccctatgttcctccctattcttaaaatacatattcaccacagccatgtccatccttttggcaaaatatactatcctctgaccttcttccttcctctccttgacaccatacctacccatcacctcctcgtctccactgttcccttcaccaacatgcccattaaaatctgctccaatcactactttctgtcccttgggtacactgttcatcacttcatccaactcactccaaaaatcttctttctcacccattgcacacccaactagcatagtgcatatgcactaacaacattcatcatcacatctccaatttccagcttcataatcattactctgtctgacagacttttcacctccaaaacactcttgacatactgttctttcagaataactcctactccatttctcctcccatccacaccatgatagaacaatttgaatccacctccgatccacctggccttactccctcccatttagtctcttgcacgcacaatatatcaaccttctttctctccataatatctgctaactctctccctttaccagtcatactgccaacattcaaagttcctaccctcagctccactcactttactttcctcctctcctcctgcctccggacatgtctcccccctcttcttcttctttggccaacagtagcccaatttccgccagcatcctgttggctaacagtactggttttggtggcggttgttgttaaccaggggctcgactgatccagtatggaaatttgtattgttgtccgcatattgatttggcaaaattttacaccagatgcccttcctgaaataaccctccccatttatctgggcttgggaccgacacaaagaaacacactggtttgtgcatcccctgtggctgggttattttCTTCCTTCTACtatattagtttattttattgttgctaTCACCAGTTAGCAATCTGAAAAAAACACTGTTTGAAATGTAATGTACTGCATTGTAATATGGGTAGTAAAcagaattaaatgtattttggatttttcagtgacataattaaaatatcttgttttcattgttttctgtcttctctgataatattacatttaatttcttaaaaagatCTTGTGTACAGGTTACATGTTTATAAATATAGTTTTCTGCAGTTGCTTTGTTATTTCTGATGtttcaagtttttctttaaagaattctttacatttccttcattgtgtaCTATCATTCTTTATTATGAAGCCAACTCCAGAACATCTGCTGACATTTGTGTACAATGAACTTTTACAgttgcagttttcattttgtttgtaaaaGATTGCTGTCTTTCTCTGACATACATTTCTAGTATTTCTACTTTGGTGTTTTCTCATCCATCATTTCTATATTTCTATTTCCATTTCTATTcaattgtttctttaaaaaaatcagtaCTTTTTTGGGATAACTTCCAGCATTCTTTCTTTTCCCTCTTTAAACTGTTTTCTTTAAAGGATAGTTCAAACTGCCCCTAGTTTGAAAGAGGCTCATACAATTTCTTCCTACTCTTCCTGCTCATTGTCCTTGGTTATCTCTAGCTttaaaaatttaacattttttacataGCATTCTAGACAGTCCAAAGCATGACTACCCTTTCCTGGAAAATTGCTTTCCAATACATTTAGGTTTTCTGGCATATTTTCTGCAAACTCTAGAATTTCTTTTCTAATATCCCCTACTTGCTGACATTTCTTTCAAGCTTTACATTGTCCTGCATAGGGCCACTGTCCACACCTGTTAGTGGGTGCAGCACAAAAATGGGTAATATctagtataataaatatttttgtagattGTCTTTATCAAATATGTTTTAAggcataattttcattttctaattttaacatttttaacactCCTTGCACCCTAGGAGTCAATTAGAGCTTTAAACTTGCTCTTTCCCTTGGTCTATAGGAGCTGCATCATTCCCTGGTTACCTGATTCCTTTCTTTGGAGCAATTTCACAGTTTTGGCAATTGGGGTATGGGCTATTGCACAGAGAGATTCTGTTGATGCCATCATTATGGTAAGTTCAGGCCAGTTATCTTAAGATGTATTTTAAGATGTAACCTGGCTTGAAAAGATGATTCTTCTTCTGTCATACTAAGTCttattcacattttcatttccagTTTTTAAAGCAGAGACACTCTTCGTGGCTAACTTTCTTAATTATAGATCACTTGAATTTTTCCCTTTACAAGGGAGACTTTAGATTCCTTTGATTCCTTAGCTGAGTAATGTGTCAGTTTTTCAAATTATTGTCTCTTTCTTCTGTTCTCTCTTTAGCTCCTCATTGGGATGTTGCTTACCATCATCACAGATATAATCAACATCAGCTTGTATTTTGGTATACATCCACCTAGTGACACATTCCGCTTCTCAGCAGGCATGGCCATCTTGAGCCTCCTGCTCAAACCTGCCTCTTGCTTCTTCATCTACCAGATGTATCGGGAGCGGGGAGGAGAATACAATATCAACTTTGGTGCGTATCATTTTCCACTTGTTACTTTGACATAGGTCGATTTTCATCCAGTGAGCAAGGTTACAGCACAGCCTATCTAGTTGTCTGCTGTAGCCCTCCATTCATCTAACtttaaatatatcttttaaaTTGATGCATATGAAGCTGTAAGTGTATAGCATGTATGTTATTCTGGAGAGGAGTATGCTTGGAGAAGAACCTCTTTTTTTCTTAAGAATCTGTTGGATGTCCAATGTTATGCTTTTTGGCTGTAGATTAGGAATGACAATGTTCTGTGACAAAGGCAAAAAATGAACCTTTTGGTAAGCTAatgtctgatatatatatatatatatatatatatatatatatatatatatatatttttttttttttttcactattgtATGGCAGATGTTAAGTAGACAGCTTTAGCTGCTATAGGACACACTGTCAAATAAAAAGTCACTCATACCAGGCCAAAAATGAACCTTTTGGTAAGCTAACAtctgattgatatatatatatatgaaatataaatatatatatattatttttttcattattatatggCAGATTAGTAACAGAAATCATCGTCTCTGTTTTAAAGAGGTATATTAAAAATCCTTCTAACATCACTGTGACCACTGAATAGTTTTATGTGAAAATACAATGTTGAGCTTTTTAAAAACTCCTGAACACTGAATCTTTGTCAACACTGTTGTGGATCCATACAGAATATGTTTATCTGTGTACAGTCATCCAGCCATCTTATTTTCCTACCATGATGCATTTTCCCattgttttcccatttttgtttttttttctcactgacAAACTTTGTGTTGGCAGTGTTGTTACATAACATATACTTTAACCACTACATTGCAAAACAGGTATTAAAACAAAGTTGtaagtaaagaatttaaaaaatatgttaattcGCTGTCCTAATTTTCCAGAACTCCTCTCCTTTGTGTCCATTTCTCAACTTTGGCTAATTATTGGTATCAAAGTAGAACCCTTGACCTTAAGTAGAGGAACATTTTTCTAGCGGTATGGAAAATAGATAGGGGTGCAGCTTGTCTCCACCACTCTTGTCTGATCACTGATACTATAGTATAGCATTTggcaaagaaaaaagttaatgAGTCAAAAGCGCATTTTTTGCACAGGCTGTGGATGTGGAGATCAGGTGTTTAATACTGGTAATTTGTCACAGCCCTTGGGGCAAGTAATCTACTCTTGACCTCTTTGCCTACTGTCCTTGTGATCAACTTGCTcaccaatttttttctttctttttttttcctcctgttttTTGCGTTCTTCTGTTCACCTTTTGATCTTCAGACTTGGAGACTTCCATAGACAGCCGCTACACAACAGACAGTGCGGAAAGCGTTCCCTTCACCCGCCATTACTGACTCCTTCCCTGCACCACATCTTCCTCCTTTAGATGCTGTGCTTCCCTTCCTCTGCTGGATGTGATACCTCCTGCCTGTCTCAAGATACTGGCTTGTGCAGATCTGCCCTTTCTCCTCTCCTGTTTTTCCTTTACTGACCCCAAGTACCCCACCCTTCCCTTTCTGTGTAAGTTCATCAATGTCACATTTGTGctgttgtgtattttgttttttgttttttttcccttcataatACAGAAAATTTACAGAGGATTCCATCTAGCAAAGCATTCTTCTAGTCAGGCAGCTTCTTCTTTTTGTCATCTGATTGtcctttttcatgttatttagCTCTCAGGGGACACTTCtttgtatatttatgtttattcattaaatgtatgtatatatttatttaaaagtttgtgaaataaatccatttattaaatgttttccctttttttggatCGTTTGTTGCTGAAGTGGTTTACATAAGTTTAATCATAAAGTTTACACCGGTTTCATTtcagtgttcatttttgtttatgtcCAGTCCAAAAGTAACATCTTCCTTCATTTCCTGCATTTCTTTGGTCTCATTATCTTACATGATTTATCATTAGTAATTTAATTAATAGTAGTTATAATGCATATAGTGTAAGTGGAAAATGTAGTTCAGGAAGTACAGTGATGCACTGGTTAGCATTGTTGACTCATAGATGAGTATCTGGAGCTTGAATGTTGCAGCTGTGCTACTTGTTTTTGAAGTTTGAAAATTCTCACCATGTCCCTGTCAGGTTTACTCCCACATCCCCAAGAAA
This portion of the Polypterus senegalus isolate Bchr_013 chromosome 6, ASM1683550v1, whole genome shotgun sequence genome encodes:
- the LOC120531094 gene encoding type-1 angiotensin II receptor-associated protein isoform X1; amino-acid sequence: MEIPAINLKAIVLVHWLLTVWSCIIPWLPDSFLWSNFTVLAIGVWAIAQRDSVDAIIMLLIGMLLTIITDIINISLYFGIHPPSDTFRFSAGMAILSLLLKPASCFFIYQMYRERGGEYNINFGLPTVNRDRDSYESIDRQDSSLPPTDSTGPRAY
- the LOC120531094 gene encoding type-1 angiotensin II receptor-associated protein isoform X2 codes for the protein MEIPAINLKAIVLVHWLLTVWSCIIPWLPDSFLWSNFTVLAIGVWAIAQRDSVDAIIMLLIGMLLTIITDIINISLYFGIHPPSDTFRFSAGMAILSLLLKPASCFFIYQMYRERGGEYNINFDLETSIDSRYTTDSAESVPFTRHY